A single region of the Sorghum bicolor cultivar BTx623 chromosome 7, Sorghum_bicolor_NCBIv3, whole genome shotgun sequence genome encodes:
- the LOC8055228 gene encoding BTB/POZ domain-containing protein At1g55760: MTDGARVEAAPRLAQWRVEALPCYTYRKSLPFRIGLWNWYLSVERNNKQTCVKLFAENPNSPKNGPSAPIASFITKLLISLPPNQQTIVHPGIFDKQLKHDGFVWAIDSTVTGRFVIEIEFLDLKVADPSGGEPASIWASRQIKQCSDSTALSSLARMLHEDILTDITINAADGSVRAHRAILATRSPVFRSMFSHDLREKELSTVDISDMSLDACRAFLSYIYGDVSGEEFLANRLALLRAADKYDIDDLREACHESLLEDINMGNVLERLQTAHLYQLPRLKGGCLRFLVDFRKVYEMHDDLNAFLQTADRDLVAEVFHGVLAAWSGR, from the exons ATGACCGACGGCGCGCGCGTCGAGGCGGCGCCCAGGCTCGCGCAATGGCGCGTCGAGGCGCTCCCCTGCTACACCTATCGCAAGTCACTCCCCTTCCGCATCGGCCTCTGGAACTG GTACCTGTCTGTGGAGAGAAATAACAAGCAAACTTGTGTTAAGCTCTTTGCAGAGAATCCAAATTCTCCCAAGAACGGCCCCTCAGCCCCAATAGCTTCCTTTATCACCAAACTTCTCATATCTCTTCCACCTAATCAACAGACCATAGTCCACCCAG GGATTTTCGACAAACAGCTGAAACACGACGGTTTTGTGTGGGCAATCGATAGCACTGTGACAGGGAGATTTGTGATTGAGATAGAGTTTCTTGACCTGAAGGTCGCTGATCCATCT GGTGGCgaaccagcctcaatctgggCCTCCCGCCAGATCAAGCAGTGTTCAGACAGCACCGCTCTGTCCTCCCTGGCTCGGATGCTGCACGAGGACATCCTCACCGACATCACCATCAACGCGGCGGACGGCAGCGTGCGTGCGCACCGCGCCATCCTGGCGACGCGGTCGCCGGTGTTCCGGAGCATGTTCTCGCACGACCTCAGGGAGAAGGAGCTCTCCACCGTGGACATCTCCGACATGTCCCTGGACGCGTGCCGCGCCTTCCTCAGCTACATCTACGGCGACGTGAGCGGCGAGGAGTTCCTGGCGAACCGGCTGGCGCTGCTCCGTGCCGCCGACAAGTACGACATCGACGACCTCAGGGAGGCCTGCCACGAGAGCCTGCTGGAGGACATCAACATGGGCAACGTGCTGGAGCGGCTGCAGACGGCGCACCTGTACCAGCTGCCCAGGCTCAAGGGCGGCTGCCTTAGGTTCCTGGTGGACTTCAGGAAGGTGTACGAGATGCACGACGACCTCAACGCGTTCCTGCAGACGGCCGACAGGGACCTCGTGGCCGAGGTGTTCCATGGCGTCCTTGCTGCGTGGAGCGGCCGGTGA